One Tunturibacter gelidoferens genomic region harbors:
- a CDS encoding type II secretion system protein, with the protein MVTTPPIRSARSSGPLSTRSWPGVFLLSFRSAAEESASLPQKPGCPILRSLTAKGGIDKARPADTTRISSEQGFTLLELMIVMVVIGLLAAIAIPAYTSNIRNAKEAVLKEDLHTMRQAIDSYTVDKAKAPQSLDDLVQAGYLKSMPVDPFTHRSDTWLPVQEDTNISLDQTETGIDDVHSGAQQTASDGTSYNTW; encoded by the coding sequence ATGGTAACCACTCCCCCAATCCGCTCCGCCCGCTCATCCGGGCCGCTCTCCACCCGGTCATGGCCCGGTGTTTTTTTGTTGTCATTCCGTAGCGCAGCGGAGGAATCTGCTTCTCTTCCACAGAAGCCCGGGTGCCCCATCCTTCGCAGTCTCACCGCGAAGGGTGGGATCGACAAAGCCAGACCAGCCGACACCACCCGCATCTCCTCCGAGCAAGGCTTCACCCTCCTCGAACTCATGATCGTCATGGTCGTCATCGGCCTGCTCGCCGCCATCGCCATCCCCGCCTACACCAGCAACATTCGCAACGCCAAAGAAGCCGTCCTCAAAGAGGACCTCCACACCATGCGCCAGGCCATCGACTCCTACACCGTCGACAAAGCCAAGGCCCCCCAATCCCTCGACGACCTCGTCCAGGCCGGCTACCTCAAGTCCATGCCCGTCGACCCCTTCACCCACCGCTCCGACACCTGGCTCCCCGTACAGGAAGACACCAACATCAGCCTCGACCAGACCGAAACCGGCATCGACGACGTCCACAGCGGAGCCCAGCAGACCGCCTCCGACGGCACCTCCTACAACACCTGGTAA
- a CDS encoding carbonic anhydrase, which translates to MSSLDSLLERNQTFAAQQSASGTLMPSLLAASATLKATIIGCADMRVDPAHILGIKLGEALVIRNIGGRITPVLLEELGLLGRIGQVLGGAPAGGGEFHLIVLHHTDCGITRLAGDPDKLAHYFQIPESELKAKAVTDPYAAVAADVALLRAVPALPAKWLLSGLVYDVATGLVKTVVPPAPIRTI; encoded by the coding sequence ATGAGTAGTCTAGACAGCCTGTTAGAACGCAACCAAACTTTTGCAGCTCAACAGTCTGCTTCCGGCACACTGATGCCCTCACTTCTTGCCGCGAGTGCAACCTTAAAAGCTACGATCATCGGTTGCGCCGATATGCGCGTCGACCCGGCTCATATCCTGGGAATCAAACTGGGTGAAGCCCTCGTGATCCGTAACATTGGTGGCCGAATCACCCCAGTCTTGCTCGAGGAACTGGGTCTACTCGGACGAATCGGTCAGGTCCTGGGAGGAGCTCCTGCTGGCGGCGGAGAGTTTCACCTCATCGTGCTTCACCACACCGACTGCGGCATCACTCGCCTCGCAGGCGACCCCGATAAGCTGGCGCATTATTTCCAAATACCCGAGAGTGAACTCAAAGCAAAAGCCGTCACCGACCCGTACGCCGCGGTCGCCGCCGACGTCGCTCTGCTACGTGCAGTTCCCGCACTGCCCGCCAAATGGCTCCTCTCCGGCCTTGTCTATGACGTAGCGACTGGCCTGGTTAAGACCGTCGTACCACCAGCGCCGATTCGAACAATTTAA
- a CDS encoding SDR family NAD(P)-dependent oxidoreductase, which translates to MNSVGQSAEGRAEEMVGRQGSLMSRRELLASGGAIAGGMAMGGQALGQQPADALAEKQTWPGRTFGDGLLKGKVAVITGAARGIGRSIAVDMAANGADVVGLDICAKITPEQAYAVATREDLAETGRLVKQHGRQFMEVVGDVREIAFLRTTADQVQQKFGHIDIVVANAATQRFKPLIEMEDWEWNDVINNNLNGTANTIRAFAPMLVKNGGGRIIVLSSMQGKHGSKNMASYSASKWGIIGLMKSAALELGKDKITVNALIPGLVDTPLTHNEARWSALIGEVTANENPPKNPTEKEAYETRAPHVPLKVGWLKPEDLAPAAVFLASDLAAMVTGATYDVTGGDNANNQS; encoded by the coding sequence TTGAATAGCGTCGGGCAGAGTGCAGAGGGCAGGGCTGAGGAGATGGTTGGGCGGCAGGGATCGCTGATGTCGCGGAGAGAGTTGCTGGCTTCGGGAGGAGCAATTGCGGGCGGGATGGCGATGGGTGGACAGGCGCTGGGGCAGCAGCCGGCCGATGCGTTGGCGGAGAAGCAGACGTGGCCGGGACGGACGTTTGGGGATGGATTGCTGAAGGGCAAGGTTGCGGTGATTACAGGGGCTGCGCGTGGGATTGGGCGGTCGATTGCCGTGGATATGGCGGCGAACGGCGCGGATGTTGTGGGGCTGGATATCTGCGCGAAGATTACTCCGGAGCAGGCCTACGCGGTGGCGACGAGGGAGGATCTGGCGGAGACGGGCAGACTGGTGAAGCAGCATGGGCGGCAGTTTATGGAGGTGGTGGGGGATGTGCGGGAGATTGCGTTTCTGCGGACGACGGCGGATCAGGTGCAGCAAAAGTTTGGGCACATCGACATTGTGGTGGCGAATGCGGCGACGCAGCGCTTCAAGCCTCTGATCGAGATGGAAGACTGGGAGTGGAACGATGTGATCAACAATAACTTGAATGGGACGGCAAATACGATTCGGGCGTTTGCGCCGATGCTGGTGAAGAATGGCGGGGGGCGGATTATTGTGCTGTCGTCGATGCAGGGGAAACATGGGTCGAAGAATATGGCTTCGTACTCGGCTTCGAAGTGGGGGATTATCGGGCTGATGAAGTCGGCGGCGCTGGAACTGGGGAAGGACAAGATTACGGTGAATGCGCTGATTCCGGGGCTGGTGGATACTCCGCTGACGCATAACGAGGCGCGGTGGAGTGCGCTGATTGGGGAGGTGACGGCGAATGAGAATCCGCCGAAGAATCCCACGGAGAAGGAGGCTTATGAAACGCGGGCTCCGCATGTGCCGCTGAAGGTGGGGTGGTTAAAGCCGGAGGACCTGGCGCCAGCGGCGGTGTTTCTGGCTTCGGACCTGGCGGCCATGGTGACGGGCGCTACTTATGATGTGACGGGTGGGGATAATGCCAATAATCAGAGCTGA
- a CDS encoding carboxypeptidase-like regulatory domain-containing protein has translation MHALRIFGAGCLGRIAALGLAGFSSFSYAWQSAPVVAGGTVTGHVICGDTQRPARFAKVILFGVPAEITPPPKPGVKGGVVVYYKKAIDALNMIDAQTDLEGGFALHGVAPGDYYAFASVSGYVRPSQMVLAAYEAGSDLHYPISGIPAVHVVSERSAQVDLTVERGAAIAGKVMWDDGSPAARLMVTVIAAKGKKEVPIEFSMLSGADGMEQMSFSDDRGHFRISGLAHGDYFVRGDLTTKSRTDMKGGANGFNGRSDSPLVVFAPAAFHQADAKAITVHRAEERDDVEMTINLKGLYAVSGRVSSSEDHHGINEATVRIEDAQDKEFFRSTNVDANGDFTVTFVPPGSYSLVVQYAGDTEPANEKPSDPTKMNSETVLRSYEDGKQAVVVTDSDVTGRSLELVPTKIVKKSLFSDE, from the coding sequence ATGCATGCTCTGAGGATCTTCGGGGCTGGGTGTTTGGGTCGGATTGCGGCTTTGGGGCTGGCTGGTTTTTCGTCGTTCTCCTATGCGTGGCAGAGCGCGCCGGTGGTGGCCGGGGGCACGGTGACAGGGCATGTGATCTGCGGGGATACGCAGCGGCCTGCGCGGTTCGCGAAGGTGATTCTGTTCGGGGTGCCTGCGGAGATTACGCCTCCGCCAAAGCCCGGGGTGAAGGGCGGCGTGGTCGTCTATTACAAGAAGGCAATAGACGCCCTGAACATGATAGACGCCCAGACGGATCTGGAGGGAGGCTTCGCGCTACACGGAGTGGCTCCGGGTGACTACTATGCCTTTGCTTCGGTGTCGGGGTATGTGCGTCCGAGCCAAATGGTTCTTGCAGCATATGAGGCGGGGTCGGATCTGCACTACCCGATTTCGGGGATTCCGGCGGTACATGTGGTGTCGGAGCGGAGTGCGCAGGTGGATCTGACGGTGGAGCGCGGGGCAGCTATCGCAGGCAAGGTGATGTGGGACGATGGCAGCCCGGCGGCGCGTTTGATGGTCACAGTGATCGCCGCAAAGGGCAAAAAAGAAGTGCCGATCGAATTCTCGATGCTGTCGGGGGCCGATGGAATGGAGCAGATGTCCTTTAGCGACGATCGGGGACACTTCCGGATTAGTGGGCTGGCGCACGGTGACTACTTTGTGAGAGGTGACCTTACAACGAAGTCACGAACAGACATGAAGGGTGGGGCAAACGGCTTTAATGGGAGATCAGACTCGCCTCTGGTGGTCTTTGCGCCTGCTGCATTTCATCAGGCCGATGCGAAGGCTATTACCGTGCATAGAGCGGAGGAGCGCGACGATGTCGAGATGACGATTAATCTTAAAGGCTTGTATGCCGTGAGTGGGCGAGTCAGTTCGAGCGAGGATCATCACGGCATCAACGAAGCGACTGTGAGGATCGAGGACGCACAGGACAAAGAGTTTTTCCGTTCGACCAATGTCGATGCCAACGGAGACTTTACGGTGACGTTCGTTCCTCCAGGATCCTACAGTCTGGTGGTGCAATACGCGGGGGATACGGAGCCTGCGAATGAGAAGCCGTCGGACCCGACCAAGATGAACTCGGAGACCGTCTTGCGCAGCTATGAGGATGGGAAGCAGGCGGTGGTGGTGACCGATAGCGATGTGACGGGGCGGAGTTTGGAACTTGTTCCCACGAAGATTGTGAAGAAGAGTTTGTTTTCCGACGAATGA
- a CDS encoding M48 family metallopeptidase, whose translation MRSVTQIGLTAFLTLSVAAYAQTQTTTPANQAPSTPSPQTAPQTTPDTTSTPPVTATIPSDVPVEKPIPGHPTATPKESKDAAAAVKAANKTDRLPSPGEDMKTNIKPGSEDDVNAVGTRNIGGRGLANWYSTDWEIRTGKQYSMEIEKSAHMVNDPVIVEYVNRVGQNIVKNSDCKVPFTIKVIDSDEINAMALPGGFFYVNSGLILAADEEAELAGVMAHETAHVCAHHAARQMTKMNYAQIGSIPLIIFTQGSWTGYGIYEAVQLAIPLSFLQFSRMDEAEADWLGVQYMYKSGYDPQAFVQFFEKLDALEKHKPGTLAKVFADHPQTPDRIGHSEEEIATILPARPDYMVTTSEFDDVKARLARLENKRKINDGKGGNKPTLRRTASGNGNNDPNNPNNPASSTDDRPTLGRRN comes from the coding sequence ATGCGTTCCGTCACGCAAATTGGCCTAACCGCCTTCCTCACCCTCTCCGTTGCGGCGTACGCTCAGACTCAGACGACCACCCCCGCCAACCAGGCTCCCTCCACTCCATCGCCCCAGACTGCACCCCAGACCACACCCGACACCACATCCACCCCTCCCGTCACCGCCACCATCCCCTCCGACGTCCCCGTCGAAAAGCCCATCCCCGGCCACCCCACCGCCACGCCGAAAGAGAGCAAGGACGCTGCAGCCGCCGTCAAAGCCGCAAACAAGACCGACCGCCTTCCATCCCCCGGCGAAGACATGAAGACCAACATCAAGCCCGGCAGCGAAGACGACGTCAACGCTGTAGGCACCCGCAACATCGGCGGCCGCGGCCTCGCCAACTGGTACTCCACCGACTGGGAGATCCGCACCGGCAAGCAGTACTCCATGGAGATCGAAAAATCCGCTCACATGGTCAACGACCCCGTCATCGTCGAGTACGTCAACCGCGTCGGCCAGAACATCGTCAAAAACTCCGACTGCAAAGTCCCCTTCACCATCAAGGTCATCGACTCCGACGAGATCAACGCCATGGCCCTTCCCGGCGGCTTCTTCTACGTCAACTCCGGCCTCATTCTCGCCGCTGACGAGGAAGCCGAGCTAGCCGGCGTCATGGCCCACGAGACCGCCCACGTCTGCGCCCACCACGCTGCCCGCCAGATGACCAAGATGAACTATGCGCAGATCGGCTCGATCCCGCTCATCATCTTCACCCAGGGCTCCTGGACCGGCTACGGCATCTACGAGGCCGTCCAGCTCGCCATCCCCCTAAGTTTCCTGCAGTTCTCCCGCATGGACGAGGCCGAAGCCGACTGGCTCGGCGTCCAGTACATGTACAAGTCCGGCTACGATCCCCAGGCCTTCGTCCAGTTCTTCGAGAAACTCGACGCCCTCGAGAAGCACAAACCCGGCACGCTCGCCAAGGTCTTCGCCGACCACCCCCAGACCCCCGATCGCATCGGCCACTCTGAAGAGGAGATCGCCACCATCCTCCCCGCGCGTCCCGACTACATGGTCACCACCTCGGAGTTCGACGACGTCAAGGCCCGCCTCGCCCGCCTCGAGAACAAGCGCAAGATCAACGACGGCAAGGGCGGCAACAAACCCACGCTCCGCCGCACTGCCAGCGGCAACGGCAACAACGACCCCAACAACCCGAACAATCCAGCCAGCAGCACCGACGACCGCCCAACCCTGGGCCGCCGCAACTAG
- the smpB gene encoding SsrA-binding protein SmpB, translated as MARSMSNTTAAHQPKPVVKEKDRDPVAAGKRDAAFNRSASFNYFLTDKFEAGVALRGTEVKSIREGKANLKDAYGLLKDGECFLLNAHIGPFSHGNAMNHDSLRTRKLLLHRNEVRKLEGMTKQKGFTLIPTRLYFRNGRVKCEIALAKGKQEYDKRATERKREADNEAKAAVARSQRG; from the coding sequence ATGGCACGTTCTATGTCCAACACGACAGCCGCCCACCAGCCAAAGCCGGTGGTGAAGGAGAAAGACCGCGACCCTGTGGCGGCGGGTAAGAGAGATGCCGCGTTCAACCGGTCGGCGAGTTTTAACTATTTTTTGACCGACAAGTTCGAGGCTGGGGTGGCGCTGCGTGGGACGGAGGTGAAGTCGATCCGCGAGGGGAAGGCTAATCTGAAGGACGCGTATGGGCTGCTGAAGGACGGCGAGTGTTTTCTGTTGAATGCGCACATCGGACCGTTCTCTCATGGGAATGCGATGAACCATGATTCGCTGCGTACTCGGAAGTTGCTGCTGCATAGGAACGAGGTGCGGAAGCTTGAGGGTATGACGAAGCAGAAGGGATTTACGCTGATTCCGACACGACTTTATTTTCGTAATGGGCGGGTGAAGTGCGAGATTGCGTTGGCAAAGGGCAAGCAGGAGTACGACAAGCGCGCCACCGAACGCAAGCGCGAGGCCGATAACGAGGCCAAGGCCGCGGTCGCGAGGAGTCAACGGGGGTAG
- a CDS encoding leucine-rich repeat domain-containing protein: protein MPNSSAPSLNLWKKHLGSVPEHVWEQINLETLILADNDLAEVSDKIGNLKHLRTLDLGHNHLSSLPDTLGDIEGLTDFLYLHDNRLTSLPASLATLTRLRYLNLSANPLAHLPDCVSHLSGLIELRATDNALSELPASIGHLSRLRELHLRNNRLTTLPSSIGQLRELRQLDLRGNPLKSLPESIARLPRLEKLDLRWVTTLDAPAWLDDLEARGCLIYL from the coding sequence GTGCCAAACTCTTCCGCGCCAAGTCTTAATCTCTGGAAAAAACACCTCGGCTCCGTGCCCGAGCACGTCTGGGAACAAATCAACTTGGAAACCCTCATCCTCGCCGACAACGATCTTGCCGAAGTCTCCGACAAAATCGGCAACCTGAAGCACCTCCGCACCCTCGACCTCGGTCACAATCACCTGAGCAGCCTGCCCGACACACTGGGAGACATCGAGGGCCTCACCGACTTCCTCTACCTCCATGACAACCGCCTGACCTCCTTGCCCGCCTCGCTCGCAACACTAACCAGACTCCGCTATCTCAACCTCAGCGCAAACCCCCTCGCCCACCTCCCAGACTGCGTCTCCCATCTCTCCGGCCTCATCGAGCTAAGAGCAACCGACAACGCCCTGTCCGAACTCCCCGCCTCCATCGGCCATCTCTCCCGTCTCCGCGAACTCCATCTCCGGAACAACCGCCTCACCACGCTGCCGTCCTCGATCGGCCAGCTTCGCGAACTACGCCAGCTGGATCTTCGAGGCAATCCGCTCAAAAGCCTCCCCGAGTCCATAGCCCGGCTCCCTCGACTGGAAAAACTCGACCTCCGCTGGGTCACAACCCTCGACGCGCCCGCGTGGCTGGACGACCTGGAAGCCCGAGGCTGTCTGATCTACCTTTGA
- a CDS encoding cohesin domain-containing protein, with translation MLYSPERSSLAGTAPTGSAEAGKIFPAGVISGKRHILHGVKDENGSSMGRVYKSISKLSNSLRRALPALLLCGIASFSAATAHAQSASTWDKRGQDAEARQDFDTAYEDYHKAVLKKPKDLRFTEHFEKMRYQASVAHVDRGRVLRQSGDLQGAMAQFTRALQIDSGNQAAQQEIDGIQRQQQSDRDNTPQAKEQMSRQNETLSTIGSIAGPVELKPVSNDPITLHMVEDVKVIYEAIGKAAGLNVLFDPDYSSKRIPVDLTNVTLSDALRIVGTISGTFYKAITPNTIFVATNSRTKRTDLDEQAVQTFYLTNASQQNDANEVVIAIRNLLDPSVKIYLVPSQNAIVMRATPDQLLLAQKLLNDLDRARPEVVVDVAVLEVNKNVEHNLGITLPQSITLTPQANPTTTTSGSTSTTTSGTTTTSNFTLNTLAHLNANNFAVTISGGTLNALLSDADTRVLQNPSLRATDGQRATMKIGEKIPVATGSYNAGVSTGVASIGVQTQFTYLDIGVNIDMTPTVHYDREVTLKMKIEVLSQITTVNISGVNEPVIGQRTSEQVITLKDGEPSLLAGIITKNDALNINGTPGVGELPFLKYFFTSRDKINDKTEIVFIIIPHIVRESILTRANVRAIDTGTGQSIELRRDASMNDSDSEPVNSIKPHNSPTPTSAANAASAMVQQLSQQAAPTPPPANYVPGAQTTPAESTPAPAPAAQTPATSTVGGPPISFTVVPPESSQPVGSTFQVAVMLGNGHDVSSVPLQLQFNPALLQLVNVDAGDFLGKDGQAVSLVHREDKGLVAISSIRPPNTAGVSGTGSLCTLTFKAIAPGDSTLTLVKVGALNSAQANLPAVGSQATVHVK, from the coding sequence ATGCTATACTCACCCGAGCGCAGCAGCCTGGCAGGCACGGCCCCCACAGGCAGCGCCGAAGCCGGAAAAATCTTCCCGGCGGGCGTTATCTCCGGCAAACGCCATATTCTTCACGGTGTAAAGGACGAAAACGGAAGCAGCATGGGTCGCGTGTACAAATCAATCAGCAAACTATCCAACTCTCTTCGTCGCGCGCTCCCTGCTCTGCTCCTCTGTGGCATTGCGAGCTTCAGCGCCGCAACCGCACACGCCCAGTCAGCCTCAACCTGGGATAAGCGCGGCCAGGACGCCGAGGCGCGCCAGGACTTTGACACCGCCTACGAGGACTATCACAAAGCCGTCCTCAAAAAGCCAAAAGACCTCCGCTTCACAGAGCACTTCGAGAAAATGCGGTATCAGGCCTCTGTCGCCCACGTCGATCGTGGCCGCGTCCTCCGGCAGAGCGGCGACCTCCAGGGCGCCATGGCCCAGTTCACCCGCGCCCTCCAGATCGACTCCGGCAATCAGGCCGCGCAGCAGGAGATCGATGGCATTCAAAGGCAACAGCAATCGGACCGCGACAACACCCCGCAGGCAAAAGAGCAGATGTCGCGGCAGAACGAGACCCTCAGCACCATCGGCTCCATCGCCGGTCCCGTCGAACTGAAACCCGTCTCAAACGATCCCATCACCCTCCACATGGTCGAGGACGTAAAAGTTATCTACGAGGCCATCGGCAAGGCAGCCGGCCTCAACGTCCTCTTCGACCCCGACTACAGCTCCAAGCGTATCCCCGTCGACCTCACCAACGTCACCCTCTCGGACGCCCTCCGCATCGTCGGAACCATCTCCGGCACCTTCTACAAGGCCATCACGCCGAACACCATCTTCGTCGCCACTAACTCGCGCACCAAGCGCACCGACCTCGACGAGCAGGCCGTCCAGACCTTCTATCTCACCAACGCCAGCCAGCAGAACGACGCCAACGAAGTCGTCATCGCCATCCGCAATCTGCTCGACCCCAGCGTCAAGATCTATCTCGTTCCCAGCCAGAACGCGATCGTCATGCGCGCTACGCCCGACCAGCTCCTCCTCGCGCAAAAACTCCTGAACGACCTCGATCGTGCCCGCCCCGAAGTGGTCGTAGATGTAGCAGTCCTCGAAGTCAATAAGAACGTTGAGCACAACCTAGGCATCACTCTCCCCCAGTCGATCACCCTCACCCCGCAGGCCAATCCCACCACCACGACCAGCGGCAGTACCAGCACCACCACCAGCGGAACCACCACCACCTCCAACTTCACCCTCAACACTCTCGCCCACCTCAACGCCAACAACTTCGCCGTAACAATCAGCGGCGGCACGCTCAACGCTCTGCTCAGCGATGCGGACACCCGCGTCCTTCAGAACCCCAGCCTCCGTGCTACCGATGGCCAGCGCGCAACCATGAAGATCGGCGAGAAGATCCCCGTAGCAACCGGATCCTACAACGCAGGCGTCTCCACCGGCGTAGCCAGTATCGGCGTCCAGACCCAATTCACCTACCTCGATATCGGCGTCAACATCGACATGACCCCCACCGTCCACTACGACCGCGAAGTCACCCTCAAGATGAAGATTGAGGTGCTCTCACAGATCACTACCGTCAACATCAGTGGGGTCAACGAGCCCGTCATCGGTCAGCGTACCTCCGAGCAAGTCATCACTCTCAAGGACGGCGAGCCCAGTCTCCTCGCCGGCATCATCACCAAGAACGACGCCCTCAACATCAACGGCACCCCAGGCGTCGGCGAACTGCCGTTCCTCAAGTACTTCTTCACCTCGCGCGACAAGATCAATGACAAGACCGAGATCGTCTTCATCATCATTCCCCACATCGTCCGCGAGTCCATCCTCACCCGCGCAAACGTCCGTGCCATCGACACTGGCACCGGTCAGTCGATCGAGCTGCGTCGCGATGCGTCCATGAACGACAGCGACTCAGAGCCGGTCAACTCCATCAAACCGCACAACTCCCCCACACCTACCAGCGCTGCCAACGCCGCCAGCGCCATGGTTCAGCAGCTAAGCCAGCAGGCCGCGCCAACGCCTCCCCCTGCCAACTATGTCCCGGGAGCACAGACCACTCCTGCCGAATCAACACCAGCGCCAGCTCCTGCAGCCCAGACACCAGCAACCTCAACCGTAGGCGGCCCGCCCATCAGCTTCACCGTCGTACCGCCGGAGTCCAGCCAGCCCGTCGGCAGCACCTTCCAGGTCGCCGTCATGCTGGGCAACGGACACGATGTCTCCTCTGTGCCCCTCCAGCTCCAGTTCAATCCAGCGCTCCTCCAACTCGTCAACGTAGATGCCGGAGACTTCCTCGGCAAGGACGGTCAAGCTGTCTCCCTCGTCCATCGCGAAGACAAGGGCCTCGTCGCCATCTCCTCCATTCGTCCTCCGAACACAGCAGGAGTCAGTGGAACAGGCAGCCTCTGCACCCTCACCTTCAAGGCCATCGCCCCTGGAGACTCGACCCTTACACTCGTCAAAGTCGGTGCTCTCAACAGCGCGCAGGCCAATCTTCCGGCCGTCGGTTCGCAGGCCACGGTGCATGTCAAGTGA
- a CDS encoding type IV pilin protein produces the protein MICVAIVALLASAAIPIARFQVKRTKERELRRDLWEMRDAIDKYKDAADKGAFQIKADSLGYPPDLQTLVDGVEVTAAQGKKVKFLRKIPTDPMTNSTDWGLRSNQDDTDSDSFGGQNVFDVHSKSTGTALDGTKYSTW, from the coding sequence ATCATCTGCGTAGCCATCGTGGCCCTCCTCGCCTCCGCGGCCATCCCCATCGCCCGCTTCCAGGTCAAACGCACGAAAGAGCGCGAACTCCGCCGCGACCTCTGGGAGATGCGCGACGCCATCGACAAATACAAAGACGCCGCCGACAAAGGTGCCTTCCAGATCAAAGCAGACTCTCTCGGCTACCCACCCGACCTGCAAACCCTCGTCGACGGGGTCGAGGTCACCGCCGCCCAGGGGAAAAAGGTAAAATTTCTACGGAAGATCCCCACCGACCCCATGACCAACTCCACCGATTGGGGTCTGCGCTCCAACCAGGACGACACGGACTCCGACTCCTTCGGCGGCCAGAACGTCTTTGACGTCCACAGCAAGAGCACCGGAACCGCACTCGACGGAACGAAGTACTCCACATGGTAA
- a CDS encoding CbtB domain-containing protein, whose translation MAQSVFGSVSQPVSIPVVPLREILPYAVFGGLVLLLAIYFVGAEQGATSMFRGTAVHEFLHDGRHLLGFPCH comes from the coding sequence ATGGCTCAATCCGTTTTTGGTTCCGTCTCTCAGCCGGTTTCGATTCCTGTTGTTCCGCTGCGTGAGATTTTGCCGTATGCCGTGTTTGGCGGGCTGGTGTTGTTGCTAGCGATTTACTTTGTCGGCGCGGAGCAGGGTGCGACCTCGATGTTCCGTGGGACGGCGGTGCATGAGTTTTTGCACGATGGACGCCATCTTCTCGGCTTCCCCTGCCACTAA
- a CDS encoding CbtA family protein has protein sequence MTRTLLLRGMLVGVVAGLLVFAFARWIGEPQVERAIAFETAADQAKGEAPEPEMVSRRVQKTAGLLTGTVVYGAAVGGLFGLVFAFAYGRIGELGPRALSAVLAGLGFVAIVLVPNLKYPANPPAVGSAETIGVRTGAYFLLIAASVAAMVFSLQMRGRLARRFGEWNGSLLAAGLFVVIVSLVAHFLPEVDEVPAGFPVTLMWKFRVAALEIQAVLWGALGLGFGCWVEKRL, from the coding sequence ATGACTCGAACTCTGCTCCTTCGCGGGATGCTGGTAGGCGTTGTTGCGGGCCTGCTCGTGTTTGCGTTTGCTCGATGGATCGGCGAGCCGCAGGTGGAGCGCGCGATTGCGTTTGAGACCGCTGCGGATCAGGCTAAGGGCGAGGCTCCTGAGCCGGAGATGGTGAGTCGTCGCGTGCAGAAGACTGCGGGGCTGCTGACGGGCACGGTGGTTTATGGTGCGGCGGTCGGTGGCTTGTTTGGGCTGGTGTTTGCGTTTGCTTATGGGCGGATTGGGGAGTTGGGGCCTCGGGCGCTGTCGGCTGTGCTGGCTGGGCTTGGGTTTGTAGCGATTGTGCTGGTGCCGAATCTGAAGTATCCGGCGAATCCTCCGGCGGTGGGGAGTGCGGAGACGATTGGCGTGCGGACGGGAGCTTACTTTTTGTTGATCGCGGCTTCGGTTGCTGCGATGGTGTTTTCTTTGCAGATGAGAGGGCGATTGGCGCGGCGGTTTGGGGAGTGGAACGGTTCCCTGCTAGCGGCTGGTTTGTTTGTGGTGATTGTGAGTTTGGTGGCGCACTTTTTGCCGGAGGTGGATGAGGTTCCGGCGGGGTTTCCGGTGACGCTGATGTGGAAGTTTCGTGTGGCAGCGCTGGAGATTCAGGCGGTGTTGTGGGGGGCGCTGGGGTTGGGGTTTGGGTGCTGGGTCGAAAAAAGACTTTAG